A genomic region of Bombus pyrosoma isolate SC7728 linkage group LG6, ASM1482585v1, whole genome shotgun sequence contains the following coding sequences:
- the LOC122568786 gene encoding uncharacterized protein LOC122568786 isoform X1: MIFYYVYAYSTQETTTSIQRSQENFCIIFNNNLKHTKNLISTPGNQVVSCQSSNITTSRYLAKVTRSVNPTTWKCSKILKTFSSEKIARICRAADSQDFVADVCEDSLKQGATHRLREGERLGHPVEERVNAARI; this comes from the exons ATGATCTTTTATTACGTTTACGCATATTCAACGCAAGAAACTACTACATCAATCCAGCGGAGTCAAG AAAACTTCtgcattattttcaataacaatttaaaacaCACGAAGAATCTTATTTCCACACCTGGGAATCAAGTCGTTTCGTGTCAATCATCCAACATCACAACGAGCAGATATCTGGCCAAAGTAACACGCTCTGTAAATCCGACCACCTGGAAGTGCTCCAAAATCCTTAAAACATTCTCGAGCGAGAAGATCGCGAGGATTTGCCGAGCAGCTGACTCGCAAGACTTCGTTGCAGATGTTTGCGAAGATTCCCTGAAACAAGGAGCGACGCACCGGTTACGGGAAGGTGAGCGGCTCGGCCACCCCGTTGAGGAGAGGGTGAACGCGGCGCGGATATAG
- the LOC122568786 gene encoding uncharacterized protein LOC122568786 isoform X2 has protein sequence MIFYYVYAYSTQETTTSIQRSQDVSEAPTEATFSYNHKQQKHGISFWPVFSTKSRIGEHEVKNSLKRPTNSSWRLFKRKITRQTASSNSVGHVLFL, from the exons ATGATCTTTTATTACGTTTACGCATATTCAACGCAAGAAACTACTACATCAATCCAGCGGAGTCAAG ACGTCTCGGAAGCACCGACAGAGGCAACGTTCAGCTACAATCACAAGCAACAAAAACACGGAATCTCATTTTGGCCggtattttcaacgaaaagcCGGATCGGTGAGCACGAAGTGAAGAATAGTTTAAAACGACCAACGAATTCGTCTTGGCGtttatttaaaaggaaaataacaCGACAAACTGCATCATCTAATTCCGTTGGACAcgtcttatttttataa